The Gossypium raimondii isolate GPD5lz chromosome 2, ASM2569854v1, whole genome shotgun sequence genome segment GATTTCGGAATTTTGGGCTTCCATTAGGGGGAGAACTTTCACTCTTCAATGCAGAGTTCAAGTTGTAATCAGATGTTCCATTCTGGAATGAAGCAGTGGTTGGAGGTGGTGGCAAGGCTGGTTCTTTGGCCAGAGGTTCAGCGCCTTCCTCCACCCATCTCTTAAGTTTTTCATCATAGTAGAATTTGTTCTTTTCACCCAGCTTAGCCTTCAGATAACgatgcaaattaaattaaatcaaacaatttatATATCAGGAGTGGTTATCCATCTAGTTTGACAGTAGGTAAAAGGAATTACCTGTTTATCAGGGCGAGGTCTTAAGACTAACCCAAAAGTTTTCTGGAAAAGCTGTGAGCCAAAACTAAAACGAGAAAAGCGAGATGCCCCTGGTGAGACTGATTGTTTGCCTTGTTCATTGGATGGTCCTGTTTCCTTTGATGAATCAACCTGATcccattaaatatcaataagATGCACAAGCAGCTAATagcaaatatattttcaagtgaAGGTAGCTGTAAACCTGTCTTGTTGTTCTGCCAATGTCTGGTTCTGAAACACTTCTATTATGCATTGTCATTTTACCATCAGCCCCCCTACCCTCCCAATCATTTATAGGTTCCATTGAAGATGAGGGCATCAAAGATGACATAGCCATTGTTGATTGGCTAGCTGAGACTCTTGGCCCGGTTTGTTGGTTGAAATGGTCATTACCTTGAGAATTTCCATTTGATGCTGATGTAGGAGGTGGTGGTAGACCCCCCACAACTCGATGCGCAGTGCTATCAAAAAAGTTTAGCAACTTACCAACTAATTTTACTGGAGCCAAGTTCGTAGCATATCCCCCCTGCAAAAGCAAAGCCCAATATGAACAGAGAGAAGATATTGATGAGAAGGCGTAAACTGAGAAGCTAAAACTTACCTGTTGATGGATTCTTATCCTCTCTTCAAGAGATAAAACTAAATGTTTCCAAGTTTCTACCTCAGGCACTCGACTAGTTTTCAGAGATTTTAATACGGCTTGACAGTACCTGAACTAGCCTTGTTATGTtaacaaattgaatgaaatgtatGTTCAGAAATCAAATGCAAACAACTTAAACATGCTTACTTTAATGAATCTGAAACTTTTCCAACTTCAGCCAGCATGTGCGCATAAATAAGTTTGTATGGCTGAAATGGTAGCAAGACAAACTGAGAGTTCCCCAGCACCTTTGAATATTCATATAACTCTGTCCTCTGTGAAATAAACAAGAACAGAAATTTTGAAAGGCATAAGTGACAGGGTGATGTCTTAAAAATTACACACTAAAAATTGAGAACCTTGCCCATCTGAAAAGCTGGGTTTTGGCATTATATACAATCAGTTACAAGAGATGGCTTTACcatagaattaaaaaattatacaaatttcaCGAAGAGAGAGAGATGCAGAGAATGCACACTGAAGATTGATATTCCATTTACATTTCCCCAACTAGGAAAAAACATCCTCAACTACACAGAGTAAAACAGTCATAAAAGGGAGGGGGGGGGGATAAACTCTAGTAAACATGCTAAAGTACCAATACCATGCTTAACATATAGTTAATAACACAATGATTAAGGACCAAAAAAACTTGAGGAGCACCTGGATAGCCTCTGGACTAGCATAGGTTCGGGGAAACTTCCAGTGGTCTGCTCCAATAAGACAAAGTCTAGCACTACCTGAATATGACTCAAAGTTTGCTTCCGCAACTAAATAACAGACGTGTGCTGCCGTTATCTGGATTAGAACTCTCGAGTAAGAGGcattttataaacattaaggataaataaatatgtaagtGTGCTATccaaaagtgagaaaatgagGCTAGAATGGACAATAATGTACCTCACTCCTTTCCTTCCACAGGCAATCTCCAAGATGGATAATTACAAGCTCATCATCTTTGGTTCTATTTGCAGTTATTACGGCCAAATTCTCTTCCCAATCATCAAGCATTAAATTAGTCCTTACCTGCCCATAAAAAAGGAGAAGCAAGGGAATTCAGCTGCTTACAGGTTACAGCAAAAGTAGTCCTATTACTTTGACTTCAAACATATGGACGTCACATGAGAAGAAACATGtggtaaaatgaaatttgagatgaaacaaaattaacagGCAGTGGCTGAATGAAGCATGAATTCTCCACAACTAACTTACACTTCTTCCCAATAGCATTGCATGATCATTCCAAAAAGGTATACAAAGAACAGAAGCATCAGAAGTATGTGTAAAACAATCCCTTTAACCTATGTCGTTCTTCTTGTGGGTAACCACTTCACCGCACGggcatatttttttcttaagtcTTTTATTGAAGAATCAAAAAACAATCAGATCATTTATTTGTCTTAATACCTCTTTGGTAGAAAATTTTCCTCCCTGAAAAATAACCAATTAGAATTAAATTCCATGCACCAATATATTACCTCTGCATGCTGTTGAGACAAATCCATGCCATCAATTGTGGAGCCTGTGGAAAAAACATCTGCCGGTTGCCCTGCAATTAGCAGGCATAATGTCCGTAAAGGAGACCCTGCTACCAGCTGATGAAGTGCCATTTGCTTAATAGTATCAATGTAGAACTACAATGACCCAAAGTCACCGCCAAGAACCAATGGTAAAAAAGAGAGATTGCAGCTTCAGTCAAACCTTCCTCAACATGAAAATAAGAATATGTCACAGACAATTTaatgaacaaaaaaacaaaCCTGTTCACCAACTTGTGACGCGAGAACAAGTGCAGGTCCCCACAACTGACCCTCTTGTGCACGCTGTAGAGCCTCTTTCTTTCTACCAGAAACCAGAAGATTCTGCACCTCAATTGCGGTTGCctataacatatattaaaaataactgAGAAAATAAGACAAAGCAGTTTGTAATGATAAAAAGAGTGAAGTATAGTTGATGGCATACCCGAACTTGTCCTTCAGAAGGCAATAGCTGCAAGCAGTGGCTAAGAGCACCATAAGATGCGTCCTTCCTCTTTGCAGATGCAAAGAGTTTAGCAACTGCTGATTCTGGAGTATCAGTCTCCTATAAATGGGTGCATGCCAATAAGAATGAAATACAATATAACACGCAAAAGAAAGCAGAGAAGAACAAAAACAGTCTGACTTTTAAGGAATAGCTATTTCTTGAGTTGTATGCAAGAAAGCCTAAGACCATTAgattgaatgaaaagaaaaaggacaagCATCTTTACAAGATACAATTAAAGcgaaaatgaaaacttttaaggCAAGTGAAACCTCAttgttaataaaaaaagaaggttaaaattacaataaaagcATTTACCTTCAATAGAGTGTCAGAGCCAAAAGGAGACCGAAGTTTTCCATAATGCTGACAAGCTATTTTGAGCAATGAGAGAAGCATTCTCATATTTTCACCTTTTCCGTAGTCCATGTTAGGGGATTCACAGCTGGCAATTCGGTCATCAATCCATTTGCTCAAGTCTTTATTGCTTACATTTCCACCAACCAATGGACCAGGGAAGGATTGTTGGCACAGagtattaaaataatcacaGGCTGCTGGTGCAGCAGCAGAAACACTTGTGTTTGAATTGACAACTTCCAACATATTGAGAACAGAAATATAGGCTCCCACAGAATCCTTCAAATAAACATAATCATACAACATTAGCAGttagaataattaatatttacagcAAGAGCATCATGTTTGGTACTTAAAACTCAATAAGGGATCCCCTGGCTACAAAACCATGCTTTAGACCCTCAATCAAGAAAGATATATTTTCTGGAAACTAGAACAAGAGACACAACTTCATACTATTTCTTACTTCCATCAGCTtctacaaaataaattatattataaagtagTCTAACCTGGGTACCAAATGATGAGTTTTGCAGAGGACTACCATCCTTCATTATAATGAGTTTTCCACCAAACCCAAAACTAACAAGTGCATGTGGAGGACGGCCAGCAGACGATCTCCCTGTGTTGGAAGCATAAGGAAACGGCTGGCTACTCTGAAGCGGCTGCGGGGCAACATTAACAGATTTTTGGCTTCCATAGAAATCATTTGAGAAATTCACTTGCtcattttggtttaaatttgtcTGGATAAACTGGTTGTTGAAGTTTTCACTAGGAAGAAAGCTTTGCAACCCAGTAACCCCATTGGCCTCAGTATGAACCTGATTAGCACTATTGACAGACTGAGCTTCCTGCAGAGAATTATAGGATGACTGGAAGTTACTTGCATTGTTGTTCACAGGCATATTCAAACCAAAAGATGTATCTGATTGCTTGTTTGCATCAAAGCTTGAAAGTGCCCCACTATTGGCAGCAGTCCCAGGCTGCCACATATTGAAACCTTGACTTTTATAAGTACCATAGGAGTCACTCCAATTATGATGTCCACCAGGGCTTCCAAGGCCTAGTGACCCATAATTATCACCTTGTCCATGTTCACCATACATACTAGAACTATCAGTTTGAGAATTCTGAACAGTAGAAGCAAATCCATTTTGATTTTGCTGACCATCATCTTGAACAGTTGACTGAACAGAGGCATTATAGCTGTCAAGTGCAAACCATTGTTGAGCAATTAAATCGTAGTAATAACCAGGGTATTGAGGGTCAAAAATCATATGTTCTGGATAACCATTATTCACTTGTGAAACCTGATTCCAATCTGCCACATTCTCCATGGCACCATGCTCTAAGGTTGTCATAGTCCCCGCAAAAGACTGAACCGTCTGTTGCAAATAAGAAGCCTCCGCTTTCACATCTGTGTTCCAACTGCCATCACCACCTGAACCGTCCACGTGATACCACTGCCCTGAATTTGCATCATACTTCCACCCTGGATACATTTTCTCCCAATAGTCAATGCTATACAAATCTTGCTCATTTCCATTATTTGCAGCAGAAGCTTCATAAACTTGATCATGGCTGCCATCATGATACTGCTGGTAAGTACTAGCTGAATTATGATCTACAAAACTCGTTTTTGCAATTTCACCTGCTTCAGAAGGGAAAACCCCTATGGGATTCTCCCCTAAATCACTGAAAAAATCGGAATAATGACCGAACCCATGCACCCCATTCTCGTTAGAATCAGCAAAAAGTGAATTCCATCCTACTTCCTTAACCCCAGAATTCTTAGATCCAACATTCTCACCTAAATCCTGATTGAATCCAGCCTCCGACAGTTCTCCTTCTAGGAGATGATCAGACGTTTCGACCACACTATTATCAAACCCCAATGAATCATTTGGCTCATTAACTACGGGTACATTGGCCTGTGCTGGACCTGTATCCACAGGATCTTTTTCCTTTACAGCATGACTATCAACCTCTTCATCGCCGGAATCTTCTCCCATTGATAAATTGGAAAAGCCTTTAGTATCATCGGAATCAATACCCTCCGTGAATTTAGGAACAGTGGGACCCATActgtcatcatcatcatcatctactAACTTATCAAAAAAATCTTCATCCGTGTGATCCTCCACCTGGAATGGAGGATTCGAAGCCATCGAaccaaattgaaagaaaaaaaaaaacgcTAACGAGCTAAAATGCCAAAGAAAACCCTAACGATCtaataacaaaatcaaaataaacaaacaaacaaaaaaggctttaatataaagaaaaaaattaacgaaaagtgtaattataaagaaatatCTTCGCAATTCGAGCTGGAAACTGTTATGTAGGCATCGAGATCCAATTGCTAAACGCCTCAATCAGATGATAATACATCCGAAACGAACCAGCAAGATCTAGGGATTTTGAGATCCCTGCAATCCTAATACaataaaattcaacttcaaattacaaaaaagaaccgaataaataaataaattgaaacaaaaacttaacgcattaaattcaaaaacaataagAGAAACCtaatgaatattaaaaataatcaaatcgaAATACAACATATTAAACTACTTACAAATTCAGGCGAAAACATGTGTAGttacaacaaaaaaatttaaaagggaaGAGAAAATAGAAAGCTCGATTTCGTATCAGCCAAAGCCAAAGAGAGAAAacgttgtttttgttttttttgtttttgtaggaaactatttttttcctgtttttgttttttttttctttttcttttttcagatGTGGAGTGTGTTAATTATTATTGGGGTAACTGCACGAAGATCCTcaatttatggattaaattgttaaattgatCTTTAATTTCAATAGGTTTCAATTGGATCCTCAAAGTCAAGTGTTGTTCCAATCAGACCCTTGCATATAAGGGTGAGCAAAAGTCAGTTAAAACCGACTTAATTGACTTGTTTGGTTTTTCTGTTTTGATTAAGATGTTTATATTGGTTATATCGATTAAGGTCTCGATTAGAATGATTAAGTTGATCGATtatcaatttattgaaattcATAATCGAATCAaccaatttaatcaaattaatatatttataatatataatttttttaatttattttaaataagagGGGAGGAAAAATCGGTTAATCAACTGAAAACGATTAAAACCAAGAAAGGtccattaattatttatgaGAAAACCAACAGAATCAACCAAAATTGTatggattgataaataaattttcacactTTAGATCCAAGCCaacatttaatataaaatttgaaggcTAGACCAAAAGGAAAAcctaattagaaaatattttaaattaaggatTCAATtggaatattttgaaatttaaagactactttaaaatttaactcataaTTTGAGACTTTTGATGCAATTAATCCAATTAACGTTTTTATGCAATTGCccaaattaagtaaaaaaaaaaacaaacttgcGAGCCAAATGCCCGAGTCTACTCTCTATACGTAAActgtaaattttgtaaaaataaaataaaaataaaatgattataattgTAACAAAagacattttattttatccaataaaaaataatattgtttgaattggcataaaaatatttaagattataattttattctagtaattaatttttgttattaaagtGATCTTGCAttgctttaaaaataaaaaaataaaattaaagctttttaactatttttattttttatataaaattttcaactactATTTCTTCGAATCATTTAAAAGTATCAATGcatcttaatttaataatttaataatttaataatttatttaatgatatataaatacaaatgattaatttatttatgatgaTAAATTCtgattattaatttcaaaaacagCTTTTTAATTAGTTGAGTTGAGTTGGGACATCATAATTTTTCTAGCCATCCAATTTTGTGGAGAAAATATAGGGACAATTTTCACCCACACCCTTGAAACTTGATCCTAATTAATCTCTAGTCCACAAAATTGTTAAGCTATGTTAACAGAAATTATAGAATTATTAGGAAAACCATACACTTGTAACCTTCAAACCTTAATAACTTATAGTAAGtacaattttgataaattgttctaaaaattaataaaccaaatttaaatacaGTTTTTTTCAAATcggtttttttaaattaaatattgtgtaTTGATCGAACGGAATATTATCGCTTAAAATTAGGTAAAAGTATTGTGGAAACCCTTTGTACTAaaagttagattgcattttattttctttagtaaaaaattaggtaaattaattCTTGCATGTTATATCAATGAGCAAAttgaacatttttattaaaaatttcaattatttttacttttaaaaactGGTGGCGGGTAGAAGAACCAAGACAATTACACGTATACTTATCCATGGGCCGAGAAGGCCCACCTAAAAAGTGAGAgagtttgagtaaaaatatatggCCCAAAAATAggattggacaaaaaataatgcccgttttctaaacgggtcaGGCCTCAAGGTAAACTTTTTTTAGCCCAGAcccgaatttgcaaaaaaatgaattgttgcttttttttttactgtttttcattgttttgctatcatttcgctattatattattactattt includes the following:
- the LOC105789250 gene encoding protein transport protein SEC16B homolog: MASNPPFQVEDHTDEDFFDKLVDDDDDDSMGPTVPKFTEGIDSDDTKGFSNLSMGEDSGDEEVDSHAVKEKDPVDTGPAQANVPVVNEPNDSLGFDNSVVETSDHLLEGELSEAGFNQDLGENVGSKNSGVKEVGWNSLFADSNENGVHGFGHYSDFFSDLGENPIGVFPSEAGEIAKTSFVDHNSASTYQQYHDGSHDQVYEASAANNGNEQDLYSIDYWEKMYPGWKYDANSGQWYHVDGSGGDGSWNTDVKAEASYLQQTVQSFAGTMTTLEHGAMENVADWNQVSQVNNGYPEHMIFDPQYPGYYYDLIAQQWFALDSYNASVQSTVQDDGQQNQNGFASTVQNSQTDSSSMYGEHGQGDNYGSLGLGSPGGHHNWSDSYGTYKSQGFNMWQPGTAANSGALSSFDANKQSDTSFGLNMPVNNNASNFQSSYNSLQEAQSVNSANQVHTEANGVTGLQSFLPSENFNNQFIQTNLNQNEQVNFSNDFYGSQKSVNVAPQPLQSSQPFPYASNTGRSSAGRPPHALVSFGFGGKLIIMKDGSPLQNSSFGTQDSVGAYISVLNMLEVVNSNTSVSAAAPAACDYFNTLCQQSFPGPLVGGNVSNKDLSKWIDDRIASCESPNMDYGKGENMRMLLSLLKIACQHYGKLRSPFGSDTLLKETDTPESAVAKLFASAKRKDASYGALSHCLQLLPSEGQVRATAIEVQNLLVSGRKKEALQRAQEGQLWGPALVLASQVGEQFYIDTIKQMALHQLVAGSPLRTLCLLIAGQPADVFSTGSTIDGMDLSQQHAEVRTNLMLDDWEENLAVITANRTKDDELVIIHLGDCLWKERSEITAAHVCYLVAEANFESYSGSARLCLIGADHWKFPRTYASPEAIQRTELYEYSKVLGNSQFVLLPFQPYKLIYAHMLAEVGKVSDSLKYCQAVLKSLKTSRVPEVETWKHLVLSLEERIRIHQQGGYATNLAPVKLVGKLLNFFDSTAHRVVGGLPPPPTSASNGNSQGNDHFNQQTGPRVSASQSTMAMSSLMPSSSMEPINDWEGRGADGKMTMHNRSVSEPDIGRTTRQVDSSKETGPSNEQGKQSVSPGASRFSRFSFGSQLFQKTFGLVLRPRPDKQAKLGEKNKFYYDEKLKRWVEEGAEPLAKEPALPPPPTTASFQNGTSDYNLNSALKSESSPPNGSPKFRNPTPIEHASGIPPIPTSSNQFSARGRMGVRARYVDTFNKGGGGQANLFQSPAVSSVKPAAAANAKFFIPMPISTTMSEQSMEAITENAQEENATNNNPSTPTSTSSVNDFCQSPRPLPAVTRPRFPSMDNIPQEVFTTNANAYPSPHSRRTVSWSGGNFDDPLSPPSKPEIRPSGEAPGKPPPLFMPGPANGSFGDEQLHEVEL